In one Acipenser ruthenus chromosome 10, fAciRut3.2 maternal haplotype, whole genome shotgun sequence genomic region, the following are encoded:
- the LOC117402849 gene encoding autophagy-related protein 9A-like, with protein MAHFDTEYQRLEASYNDSPPGGDDMLVHVPEGAKSQWHHIENLDLFFQRVYNLHQKNGFTCMLLGEIFELVQLVFVVAFTVFLANCVDYDILFANKLVSHIHHEHETMKVTLPDAFLPANVCSARIHDNVFVIFIMIIAGVFWLHRLIKFIYNICCYWEIRSFYINALRIPMADLPYFTWQEVQARIIEIQKEHQMCIHKKELSELDIYHRILRFKNYMVAMVNKSLLPIRYHNPLLGNAVFYTRGLKYNFELIFFWGPGSLFENEWSLKPEYKRGGNRLELAGRLSTRILWIGVANLLLCPIILIWQILYAFFSYTEVIKREPGSLGARCWSLYGRCYLRHFNELDHELMSRLSKGYKASSKYMNCFMSPLLTVVAKNVAFFAGSILAVLISLTIYDEDVLAVEHVLTTITLLGVCVTICRSFIPDKHMVFCPEQLLKVILAHIHYMPDHWQGNAHRYETRDEFSQLFQYKAVFILEELLSPVITPFILIFCLRRKALEIIDFFRNFTVEVVGAGDTCSFAQMDVRQHGHPAWMSAGKTEASIYQQAEDGKTELSLMHFAITNPRWQPPRESTHFISQLKGKVQREASSGQQGALPENHLFTSIQSIQSESEPHSLIANLLVGPPSMGSFQFGREGHVAPHISSAGGSEVASALRSLSPLSTSQHLRGSYTSTQPPRSDGTGLTGARGMAGSGTDARTASSGSSAWEGQLSSMVLSEYASTEMSIHALYMHELHKQHSQAEPARHTWHRQESDDSSEIVPEESEVPYGLPRSATFPSASARQHPYQEQAVLHSSGQRRHGGTTDAVSGGPRATPRFSRLPMGGWAEEVQAGRHHETVPEEGTEEELPPQVHKLT; from the exons ATGGCCCACTTTGACACTGAGTACCAGAGGTTGGAGGCGTCCTACAATGACTCTCCACCAGGGGGAGATGACATGCTGGTCCATGTCCCGGAAGGCGCCAAGT CTCAGTGGCATCACATAGAAAACCTGGACCTCTTCTTCCAAAGA GTCTATAACCTGCACCAGAAAAATGGCTTCACCTGCATGCTTCTGGGGGAGATCTTTGAGCTTGT GCAATTGGTGTTTGTGGTAGCCTTTACTGTGTTCCTGGCGAACTGCGTTGACTATGACATTCTTTTTGCCAACAAGTTGGTGAGCCACATCCACCATGAACACGAAACAATGAAAGTGACTCTTCCAGATGCATTCCTTCCGGCTAACGTCTGCAGTGCCAG AATCCATGACAATGTCTTTGTCATATTCATCATGATAATAGCTGGAGTGTTCTGGTTGCATCGCCTTATCAAATTCATCTATAACATTTGCTGCTATTGGGAGATCCGCTCCTTTTACATTAATGCACTGAGGATACCCATG GCTGACCTGCCCTATTTCACATGGCAAGAGGTGCAGGCGAGGATCATCGAGATCCAGAAAGAGCACCAGATGTGCATCCACAAGAAGGAGCTGAGCGAGCTGGACATCTACCACCGCATCCTGCGCTTCAAGAACTACATGGTGGCCATGGTCAACAAGTCACTGCTGCCCATCCGCTACCACAACCCCCTGCTGGGCAATGCAGTCTTCTACACCCGGGGGCTCAAGTACAACTTTGAGCTCATCTTCTTCTGGGGGCCAGGCTCCCTCTTTGAAAACGAGTGGAGCTTGAAGCCCGAGTACAAGCGGGGCGGCAACCGGCTGGAGCTGGCGGGCAGGCTCAGCACTCGCATCCTGTGGATCGGAGTGGCCAACCTGCTGCTGTGCCCCATCATCCTGATCTGGCAGATCCTCTATGCCTTCTTCAGCTACACCGAGGTGATCAAGCGGGAGCCCGGCAGCCTGGGCGCGCGCTGCTGGTCCCTGTACGGCCGCTGCTACCTGCGCCACTTCAACGAGCTGGACCATGAGCTCATGTCACGCCTCAGCAAGGGCTACAAGGCCTCCTCCAAGTACATGAACTGCTTCATGTCCCCGCTGCTGACCGTGGTGGCCAAGAACGTGGCCTTCTTCGCGGGATCCATCCTGGCAGTGCTCATCTCCCTGACCATATACGACGAGGACGTGCTGGCTGTGGAGCACGTGCTGACCACCATCACCCTGCTGGGGGTCTGCGTCACCATCTGCAG GTCTTTTATCCCAGACAAGCATATGGTGTTTTGCCCGGAGCAGCTGCTGAAGGTGATCCTGGCCCATATCCACTACATGCCAGACCACTGGCAGGGGAACGCTCATCGCTACGAGACTCGGGACGAGTTCTCACAGCTCTTCCAGTACAAAGCA GTGTTCATCCTGGAGGAGCTGCTGAGCCCGGTGATCACTCCCTTCATCCTCATCTTCTGTCTGCGCCGTAAAGCCCTTGAGATCATCGACTTCTTCCGCaacttcactgtggaggtggtGGGCGCTGGGGACACCTGCTCCTTCGCACAGATGGACGTCCGGCAGCATGGTCACCCCGCG TGGATGTCGGCTGGGAAGACAGAGGCCTCGATTTACCAGCAGGCAGAGGACGGGAAGACAGAGCTGTCTCTGATGCACTTCGCCATCACCAACCCACGCTGGCAGCCCCCCCGCGAGAGCACACACTTTATCAGCCAGCTCAAGGGAAAGGTGCAGCGCGAGGCCTCCAGCGGGCAGCAGGGGGCGCTGCCTGAGAACCATCTCTTCACATCCATCCAGTCCATCCAGTCGGAATCAGAG CCCCACAGTCTGATTGCTAACCTCCTGGTGGGGCCACCCTCGATGGGCTCGTTCCAGTTCGGTCGGGAGGGTCACGTGGCTCCTCACATCTCCAGTGCCGGCGGCAGTGAAGTGGCCTCAGCCCTGCGCTCCCTCTCCCCACTCAGCACCAGCCAGCACCTCCGCGGGAGCTACACCTCCACTCAGCCGCCCCGCAGCGATGGCACAGGGCTGACCGGGGCCAGGGGCATGGCGGGCTCTGG CACTGACGCCCGAACAGCCAGCTCTGGCAGCAGTGCGTGGGAAGGGCAGCTGTCCAGCATGGTGCTATCAGAGTACGCCTCCACTGAGATGAGCATCCACGCACTCTACATGCACGAG CTCCACAAGCAGCATTCGCAGGCGGAGCCAGCCAGGCACACGTGGCACCGGCAGGAAAGCGATGATAGCAGCGAGATTGTCCCTGAGGAGAGCGAGGTCCCCTACGGCCTGCCCCGCTCCGCCACCTTCCCCTCTGCCTCCGCAAGACAGCACCCCTACCAGGAGCAGGCTGTGCTACATAGCTCCGGGCAGCGCCGACATGGGGGCACCACAG ACGCAGTGAGCGGGGGTCCGCGGGCCACACCCAGGTTCTCACGCCTCCCCATGGGCGGCTGGGCAGAGGAGGTGCAGGCGGGGCGACACCACGAAACTGTGCCCGAGGAAGGCACTGAAGAGGAACTCCCCCCGCAGGTCCACAAG TTGACGTAA
- the ankzf1 gene encoding tRNA endonuclease ANKZF1 → MSLVPDCRSVFDCPQDPGLLDGLQEVNSVQSLTLPAQTHSPHEDEGPEVDSSKRDALTAEVSERMFCSACQCPFDNREEQIEHYKLDWHRFNLRQRLLGGQLTTAEEFETRTGAGDLSSISGSDSDDDASDSDWGYRGDGDSTSAGTDSPPDAPNRRLSCRVVFRNSRGQYLSVYRCILHSNKMDSETMLAASLQNLSNKSVWVILMTGGGHFAGAVFQGREVLQHKTFHRYTVRAKRGTAQGLRDGQNRSHAPKSAGAALRRYNEAALVKDIQNLLESWSEHLKGASAIFLRAPSYNRAMFIGGKAAPLDRSDPRLRTLPFPTRRATFREIKKVHEILATLHIYGKDTEIADICSPMKKVRKKVSKPAQKEDTEEKAPVPAEESSEEEESPSGELETVELTLGTLELREFEICPRKKRRKKKKGGNRATRGEASTGDQEEIEEGDREESETAESLLRATEEGSETKGAGRRKPRKNKKAQTEHMDRESLEYSLRDALFTACKIGDVATLRSLLQLQEGSPGTPQATEGGGCPVQVPAAAPLLNQEIDSSGFRLLHVASVAGQRAVIRLLLDAGSDPACRDKKGQSPYSVSTDKDTRNEFRKYMADHPDKYDYNKAQVPGPLTSEIELKKAEKKRAQKALKKHREKEQREERKQKEEEELEKRRYAALGEREKRALAAERRLAQQMAVSGSTLSNTRRCWQCGESLLGKIPFEYLDFSFCTVRCLQEHKRSRSTTKP, encoded by the exons ATGTCGCTGGTACCTGACTGCCGGTCAGTGTTTGACTGCCCCCAGGACCCAGGTCTACTGGATGGGCTGCAAGAGGTCAATTCTGTCCAGAGTCTGACCCTACCTGCTCAGACACACTCTCCACATGAAG ACGAAGGCCCAGAAGTTGATAGCAGTAAGAGGGATGCTTTGACCGCCGAGGTGTCAGAGAGGATGTTTTGCTCAGCCTGCCAGTGTCCTTTCGACAACCGAGAGGAACAG ATTGAACACTACAAGCTGGACTGGCACCGCTTTAACCTGAGACAGAGGCTTCTGGGGGGACAGCTGACAACAGCAGAGGAGTTTGAGACGAGGACAGGTGCAG GTGACCTATCCAGCATCTCTGGTTCGGACTCTGATGACGATGCCTCTGACAGTGACTGGGGTTACCGCGGCGATGGTGACAGCACCTCCGCTGGGACAGACAGCCCTCCAGATGCCCCCAACAGACGCCTCTCCTGCAGAGTTGTCTTCCGGAACAGCAGGGGGCAGTATCTGTCCGTCTACCGCTGCATACTGCACAGCAACAAG ATGGACAGCGAGACTATGCTTGCAGCCTCTCTCCAGAATCTCAGTAACAAGTCTGTGTGGGTAATCCTGATGACTGGAGGAGGGCACTTTGCAGGCGCAGTTTTCCAAGG AAGGGAAGTTCTGCAGCACAAGACTTTCCATCGGTACACCGTGCGAGCGAAGCGGGGCACAGCACAGGGGCTCCGGGACGGGCAGAACCGCAGCCACGCGCCCAAATCCGCCGGCGCTGCCCTGCGCAGGTACAACGAGGCTGCTCTGGTTAAG gATATTCAGAACCTGCTGGAGAGCTGGTCAGAGCACCTGAAGGGAGCCAGCGCCATCTTCTTGCGAGCCCCCAGCTATAACCGTGCCATGTTCATCGGGGGCAAGGCTGCTCCACTGGACAGGAGTGACCCACGTCTGCGCACCCTGCCCTTCCCCACCCGCCGCGCAACCTTCCGAGAGATCAAGAAAGTGCACGAGATCCTTGCCACATTGCACATCTACG GGAAAGACACTGAAATTGCGGACATATGTAGTCCCATGAAGAAAGTGCGGAAGAAGGTGTCTAAACCTGCACAAAAAGAGGACACAGAGGAGAAGG CCCCAGTGCCTGCAGAGGAGAGCTCTGAGGAGGAGGAGAGCCCCTCGGGGGAGCTGGAGACGGTGGAGCTGACCCTGGGAACTCTGGAGCTGCGGGAGTTTGAGATCTGCCCTCGCAAGAAGAGAAGGAAGAAAAAGAAGGGTGGAAATAGAGCAACCAGAGGAg AGGCTTCTACAGGAGATcaagaggagatagaggagggggacAGGGAGGAATCTGAGACGGCAGAGTCATTGCTGAGAGCCACTGAAGAGGGAAGCGAGAccaagggagcagggaggaggaaaCCCAGGAAGAATAAGAAGGCCCAGACTGAGCATATGGACCGAG AGAGTCTAGAGTACAGCCTGCGAGACGCCCTTTTCACAGCCTGTAAGATTGGAGACGTAGCGACCTTGCGCagtctgctccagctccaggaaGGGAGCCCAGGCACCCCCCAGGCTACAGAGGGAGGAGGCTGTCCAGTCCAGGTGCCTGCCGCTGCCCCCCTCCTCAACCAGGAGATTGACTCTTCAGGATTCAGGCTGTTGCATGTGGCCTCTGTGGCAGGACAGAGAGCGGTCATCAGGCTGCTGCTGGATGCTGGCAGCGACCCTGCATGCAG AGACAAGAAAGGACAGTCTCCATACTCAGTGAGTACTGACAAGGATACAAGGAACGAGTTTCGCAAATACATGGCTGACCACCCTGACAAATACGACTACAACAAGGCACAG GTTCCTGGACCCTTGACATCCGAGATCGAGTTAAAGAAAGCAGAGAAGAAACGAGCGCAGAAAGCATTGAAGAAACACCGCGAGAAGGagcagagggaggagaggaaaCAGAAAGAGGAAGAGGAGCTGGAGAAGAGGAGATATGCGGCACTTGGCGAGAGAGAGAAG cGTGCCCTGGCTGCTGAGAGGAGGTTGGCTCAACAGATGGCTGTGAGTGGGAGCACACTTTCTAATACCAG GCGCTGCTGGCAATGCGGGGAGTCTTTGCTGGGAAAAATCCCCTTTGAGTACCTGGATTTCTCCTTTTGTACAGTCCGCTGCCTACAGGAGCATAAGAGGAGCCGCTCCACAACAAAGCCTTGA